TGCCGGAGGTGCGCTCCCGCTTCAGGTGGCAATTAGTCAACGACTTCTCCATTTATAAGTCTCAAATGATATGCCGACACAACTTCCGTGGCAAGAGACATTACAAAGATAGAATTGACATACACGGGCTCGATAAAAAGAGCCGCGACCTGCCGGAAGATATCATTTCTGATAACAAGTCCCTCGTCAGGGATTTCACTAAGCGATATGTTGAGTTCCAGCGGCCAATATCTAACCGGATGAGCTGAATTAACCTTAAATCCGTTTTCAATCATAGTTAACCGGTAGAGGTAATCACCTTCGAGGTGCAGGTAGTTAATATCTTTATTGTAGCCGCTGTCAGGATAATAGAGCCCGTTCAGATAGAGAGCTATTGCTCCCGTGGTATCAATCACGGAGAAGAAATACTCCGTATAAATATTATCCGCCAGGGGGGCCTGTTCAGCAAAGGGCCAAGGCAAGACTCCATATTCCTGCCAGATCAATAAAGTCCCTACTTTAGCAGAATCCTGGTAGATCGGTAAGTACAGATCATAATGTAAATCCCAGAAGAGTTCGCGCAGGGCAGCAGGGTGGCCTCCTCTATCCTCCGCCGACACCGTTTTAGTCTTACCTCGGGAACTCACAGTCAATTCATATGAAAATCCATCCATGATTATTTCAGCTGGAGGGTAATAATCATCAAGGCAGAAAAAGCCTACATCATTCAGGCGATGCCGCCACACCTCTCTCACCTCAGAAGAAATAGAATCAGTGACGAGGTAAGCACTATTATACGTCTCTATGGTGCCAACCTCATCGAGGACCAATTTTTGATTTACTCCTGCAAAACCACCCCGCAGAACAAACTGTAGCGCATAGTCTGAATCAACTAGTTCCGGGCAGGTATCCTGCTCACAACAGATAAATCCGATACCAGCAAGCAATACCATCGACAGGAGGAAGAGGATTCTCTTATTCAAAATGTTACCCTCAACCGATTTATAAACACTCACAGATGTGACTGCGTCTATCCCTCCAGAAGACGCAGTTACCCTTCCTCCCACTCCGGCTCCACGATCTTACCCATGAACAGCAACGCCCCCGAGGTGCGCTCCCGGATAACGAAAACGAAGGGGCGGTCCACCCGCACGAGTATGCTACTGGGGCCGATTGAAGTAAATCCCATTTCCACCATGGTTACTGCTGCCGCCTCGGTGCCTTCCTCATCCACCTGCACAAATGTCTTATGCTTGACCTTTTCGATATACAGGTTGCCGGGATATGCCGCCCCTTCAACCAGCATCCGGGAAAAGTCGGCCTGGCACATATCAAACGCCACCCCCATGCCCAGCGCCTGGAGAATACTATTCATCAGCAGGTCGTATTTCAGCTTGAGCTTGGGCAGCTCCAGCTGTACGGCATGGGTGTCCAACGCACTGATCCAGGACTGCCAGTCATCCGGCGTAATATAGGCAATCAGGCTGTCAACGTGGACATCAGGCTTCGGCAGCAGGACGGTCATACTGAACAGTCCATCTCCGTATGGCAGGTCCACCATCTGGAACTCATCGTTGGAGTAGTAGAGCAGGTCCGTCTCCTGGCTCATCATCCGGCACACTACTTTAGAGCCATCCCATCGCGTGAACTCATCAGCCTTAGTATCTTCGGGATCGAATTCGTAAGTCCAGGTGCCCTTGAAGTACAGGGCATTGATAAGGAACATGGCCGTCAGCGGATCGATGGGTTTGTCGACAATCTCCTCGATCTTGCCGTTGGTGTTCTCCTTCACCCAGGCATTGATCACGTCCGCCGCAGCTGGATCACTGAAATCCAGCCCTTGCACCACCGCCTCGAAATAATCCCGGCAGCGCACCAGAAAGTCCTCGTTGAACGTCCATATATTCCGGTACCAGATCGAATTGGCGATGTCGAACTGCACCTTGGGATCGGCGTCGGTCAGCAGCTCGATCAAACTCTGATAGGCCGCATTGCTCTCCTCCTCGGTCATATCGCTCAGATCCAGGGTAGCCCGCATAGCCGCCAGGGTTGAGTCGGCCGCCCCGTTGGCCGTCATACCCAGGGCCATGGAAACGCTCAGGGGCGAGATGAAAATGTTTTTACCTGCATCCTGGCACACAACCTCCCGGAACAGCTTCAGACCGAAGCGGTCGCTGGACTCCACTAGCTGGACTTCCTCGGGAGTCAGCGCCCGCGGCAGAACGCTCGGCTGCGGTTCAGTGGGCATGCGCTGGCACGTCAATCCCAGGAGGGCTGGAATCGCCAGGACCG
This Candidatus Neomarinimicrobiota bacterium DNA region includes the following protein-coding sequences:
- a CDS encoding serpin family protein, coding for MTRYRLITVLAIPALLGLTCQRMPTEPQPSVLPRALTPEEVQLVESSDRFGLKLFREVVCQDAGKNIFISPLSVSMALGMTANGAADSTLAAMRATLDLSDMTEEESNAAYQSLIELLTDADPKVQFDIANSIWYRNIWTFNEDFLVRCRDYFEAVVQGLDFSDPAAADVINAWVKENTNGKIEEIVDKPIDPLTAMFLINALYFKGTWTYEFDPEDTKADEFTRWDGSKVVCRMMSQETDLLYYSNDEFQMVDLPYGDGLFSMTVLLPKPDVHVDSLIAYITPDDWQSWISALDTHAVQLELPKLKLKYDLLMNSILQALGMGVAFDMCQADFSRMLVEGAAYPGNLYIEKVKHKTFVQVDEEGTEAAAVTMVEMGFTSIGPSSILVRVDRPFVFVIRERTSGALLFMGKIVEPEWEEG